The following are encoded together in the Penicillium digitatum chromosome 3, complete sequence genome:
- a CDS encoding Ankyrin, putative has translation MKMTDEVTLAEYLFLRLHQLGVRSVHGVPGDYNLVALDYVEPSGLHWVGNANELNAGYAADGYARIKGISALMTAFGVGELSALNAIGGAYAEKAPVVHIVGVPSTSSQDQGLVLHHSFGDGNFRLNAEIYAKFTCAQANLRTVETAPALIDETLRQCLLQSRPVYIELPTDLVKARIPASKLKRSIDLSVAPNDPGIENAALEDILTRLYAAKQPFIVVDGFAPRYGISSEADELVRVTGIPSSTTPFGKGIINETYPNFHGVFAGAAGKEAYVSWVNSCDLVIRIAPLNADTNTYSFTTLTPRNVTIEVHQNGVEVCGALYRDLNTKPLLRKLLDRLDTSRLPRLSPYPNLGDPQTELGELAKPARDAIIDQETFWQRISHFFRSGDIVMTETGTSSSGGKDFVLPPKTTVINSALWLSIGYMLAASSGASLAQREMISEKSRLNGRTILFEGDGSLQMSVQAIGDIIRNRLDITIFVINNNGYTIERYINGMHAGYNWVQPWRYLESARYFGAPENDPEYPVFNKRVENWGELLDVMQNKQLKAGKGFNMVEVVMNEEDAPYSLKSLVRMAAKRNEGRAPPTHQESKRARDDNVVDSAAPATRKVEAKKKRRRI, from the coding sequence ATGAAGATGACCGACGAAGTTACTCTCGCGGAATATCTTTTCCTCAGACTGCATCAGCTCGGAGTGCGTAGCGTTCACGGTGTTCCTGGTGACTACAACCTAGTTGCTCTAGATTATGTTGAACCTTCAGGACTACACTGGGTGGGTAATGCCAACGAACTCAATGCTGGATACGCAGCCGATGGCTACGCCAGGATCAAGGGCATCTCGGCATTGATGACTGCATTTGGAGTTGGAGAATTGTCTGCCCTGAATGCGATTGGTGGAGCATATGCAGAGAAGGCCCCGGTGGTCCATATTGTCGGTGTCCCATCCACGTCGTCCCAGGATCAGGGTCTTGTTCTACACCATTCATTTGGAGATGGAAATTTCCGCCTGAATGCAGAGATCTACGCCAAGTTCACTTGTGCGCAGGCCAATCTGAGAACTGTCGAGACTGCCCCTGCCTTGATTGATGAGACTCTGCGTCAATGCCTGCTCCAAAGCAGACCTGTCTATATTGAACTGCCCACCGACTTGGTCAAGGCTCGCATTCCCGCTAGCAAGCTCAAACGATCCATTGATCTATCGGTTGCTCCAAATGACCCAGGGATTGAGAATGCTGCCCTTGAAGATATCCTCACGCGATTATATGCGGCCAAACAGCCCTTCATTGTTGTCGACGGCTTTGCCCCACGGTATGGAATAAGTTCCGAGGCAGATGAGCTCGTGCGTGTCACTGGAATTCCATCCTCAACAACACCATTTGGAAAAGGAATAATCAACGAGACATACCCAAACTTCCATGGGGTTTTCGCAGGAGCTGCAGGCAAGGAGGCATATGTGTCCTGGGTGAACTCCTGCGACCTCGTTATCCGCATTGCACCATTAAATGCAGACACCAATACCTACAGCTTCACTACGTTGACCCCCCGGAACGTGACCATTGAGGTGCACCAGAATGGGGTGGAGGTTTGTGGAGCTCTCTATCGTGATCTGAACACCAAACCCCTCTTGCGGAAACTGCTTGATCGTCTGGATACATCAAGGCTGCCCCGACTGAGCCCGTACCCGAACCTTGGAGATCCCCAAACGGAGCTTGGTGAGCTTGCAAAGCCGGCTCGCGATGCAATCATTGACCAAGAGACCTTCTGGCAGCGCATTTCACACTTCTTCCGCTCTGGCGACATTGTCATGACCGAAACCGGCACTTCATCTTCCGGCGGAAAGGACTTTGTCTTGCCTCCAAAAACAACGGTGATCAACTCCGCCCTCTGGCTTTCGATCGGGTACATGCTTGCTGCCAGCAGCGGTGCATCTCTCGCTCAACGTGAGATGATCTCGGAAAAGAGCCGTCTAAACGGTCGAACTATTCTATTCGAAGGCGACGGCAGTCTCCAGATGAGTGTGCAAGCGATTGGAGATATCATTCGCAACCGTCTGGATATAACAATTTTTGTGATCAACAACAATGGCTACACCATCGAACGCTATATCAACGGCATGCACGCGGGATACAACTGGGTCCAGCCCTGGCGGTATCTGGAGTCAGCGCGGTACTTTGGGGCTCCCGAGAACGATCCCGAGTACCCGGTGTTCAATAAGCGAGTCGAAAACTGGGGCGAATTGTTGGATGTTATGCAGAATAAGCAGCTGAAAGCTGGCAAGGGCTTTAATATGGTGGAAGTTGTCATGAATGAAGAAGACGCGCCGTATTCATTGAAGAGCCTTGTGCGAATGGCGGCAAAGAGAAATGAAGGTCGTGCTCCACCGACCCATCAAGAGTCAAAGAGAGCCAGGGACGACAACGTGGTGGATTCTGCTGCCCCTGCAACACGGAAAGTTGaggcgaaaaagaaaaggagaagaatctaG
- a CDS encoding glyoxylase, which produces MSWHPSSTRTRGLSNPYISDFPSDGYAGMGPVSDQYPNSANYCDENILSYSITADPSFSPGYFPIYSTMQEDLPLPQHMPAVMSSSQIDSMGWDVAAMSTDLSTMSHPASDIWNFDMLSMGTNIPPPETTCPSYVNVPSPGDLSGPSTPDFLPIQQFEDPFQLTAEPKKTAKGEEELVGMGLYSQPNGTLARAPQSKSGEGLKLEETFTPSDEDKDDETDEVEIIGQHEVPQQPTYHESASTIRQSHFTSKQQPKQALNFFQRSFFFDTDDTDQQPMAVVQPFAGFNQPCLNYGYGWI; this is translated from the coding sequence ATGAGCTGGCATCCTTCTTCCACGAGAACTCGGGGTCTTTCCAACCCATACATCTCGGATTTCCCTTCGGACGGCTACGCCGGTATGGGACCCGTGTCTGATCAATACCCAAACTCGGCCAACTACTGCGACGAAAACATCTTGTCATATTCTATAACTGCCGACCCTTCATTCTCCCCCGGCTACTTCCCCATCTACTCAACCATGCAGGAGGACTTGCCACTTCCGCAGCACATGCCGGCGGTCATGTCCAGCTCACAGATCGACTCGATGGGGTGGGATGTCGCCGCCATGTCCACCGATCTGTCAACGATGTCGCACCCGGCCTCCGACATCTGGAACTTCGACATGCTATCAATGGGCACCAACATCCCCCCACCGGAGACAACATGTCCTAGCTACGTCAACGTCCCTTCCCCAGGTGACCTGAGTGGTCCATCAACACCGGACTTTCTCCCCATCCAACAATTCGAGGATCCTTTCCAGCTCACCGCCGAGCCCAAGAAGACGGCAAAGGGCGAAGAAGAACTGGTCGGCATGGGTCTCTACAGCCAGCCGAACGGAACACTGGCACGTGCCCCGCAGAGCAAATCAGGCGAGGGTCTCAAACTCGAAGAAACATTCACACCATCCGACGAAGACAAGGACGACGAGACGGACGAGGTCGAGATCATTGGACAACATGAAGTGCCCCAGCAACCAACGTACCATGAATCCGCGTCTACCATTCGCCAGTCGCACTTCACTTCCAAGCAGCAGCCCAAACAAGCTTTGAATTTCTTCCAGCggtctttcttcttcgacACTGATGATACAGATCAGCAACCGATGGCTGTTGTACAGCCTTTTGCTGGTTTCAACCAGCCCTGCCTGAATTATGGATATGGGTGGATCTGA
- a CDS encoding tetrahydrofolylpolyglutamate synthase: MAPSIIAQCAPLTQTEESQSPRQLYQNALHRLNRLRTNFESRKQAIGVKDRSFLLQQMVDWCEEIGYKPADFDALNAIHIAGSKGKGSTAAFIFSILAEYSTDGSGLGDQSPAPLGKIGLYTSPHLRSVRERIRIRESQRTTFMETSLDEGKFAHYLSDIWDRLGMDNRPPSQSPSFAKFLTLMGLHAFIQEKVETAVVEVCIGGRYDSTNILRQPSVCAISSLGLEHTDILGHTIERIAWAKGGIMKPGTPLFTAPQEPGAMAVLEDLAQTEGVDLQVVTAHPDLDHIELGLAGDFQRINASLAVVVAAKHLSRMGYNDIPETATLMQSPLPKKFRRGLENARWPGRCETRDHKGIRWLLDGAHTIESIDVLGPWVAKMMAAQRQARRVLIFNQQTKDAVALLRHLRQILVSAASQLLNDTEVVFHQVIFCTNILWERHEAPDLERVSMTYSGDSVDDLRLQHELAACWTTISGGESEVTVVRTVEEAIHQAAHGHGHPFCKDEDHINGVVLITGSLHLVGSAMEFLDTIV; the protein is encoded by the exons ATGGCCCCATCAATTATAGCACAATGCGCTCCTCTCACCCAGACCGAGGAGTCGCAATCACCTCGGCAGCTTTATCAG AATGCCCTCCATCGACTAAACCGTCTGCGCACAAATTTTGAATCGCGAAAACAGGCTATTGGAGTCAAAGACCGAAGCTTCCTCTTACAGCAAATGGTAGACTGGTGCGAGGAAATTGGATACAAG CCAGCTGATTTCGACGCGTTGAACGCCATCCACATTGCCGGGTCCAAAGGCAAAGGTTCCACGGCAGCCTTTATCTTCTCGATATTGGCCGAGTATTCAACGGATGGAAGTGGTTTGGGGGACCAATCCCCAGCTCCACTGGGTAAGATTGGCCTTTATACATCGCCGCACCTACGCAGCGTACGGGAACGGATCCGGATTCGAGAGTCACAGAGGACCACATTCATGGAGACCTCTCTTGATGAAGGGAAATTTGCGCACTATCTTTCAGACATATGGGATCGATTAGGAATGGATAATCGACCGCCATCCCAGAGCCCATCCTTTGCGAAATTCCTCACCCTAATGGGTCTCCATGCCTTCATCCAGGAGAAAGTCGAAAcggcggtggtggaggtTTGTATTGGAGGACGCTATGACTCGACCAACATCCTCCGCCAGCCCAGCGTCTGCGCAATCAGTAGTTTGGGCCTCGAACATACCGACATCCTTGGTCACACAATCGAGAGAATTGCATGGGCCAAGGGAGGAATAATGAAACCAGGGACCCCCTTGTTCACCGCGCCGCAGGAGCCTGGAGCCATGGCCGTCCTGGAGGATCTAGCACAGACGGAAGGTGTCGATCTACAAGTTGTCACGGCCCATCCAGACCTTGATCACATTGAGCTTGGTCTTGCAGGAGACTTCCAGCGGATCAATGCTAGTCTGGCGGTGGTGGTCGCTGCAAAACACCTATCTCGCATGGGTTACAATGATATCCCAGAGACAGCGACATTGATGCAATCTCCATTGCCTAAGAAATTCCGCCGGGGTCTCGAAAATGCGCGATGGCCGGGAAGATGTGAGACGCGTGACCATAAAGGAATCCGTTGGCTGCTCGATGGAGCCCATACCATAGAAAGTATTGACGTGTTGGGGCCTTGGGTGGCCAAAATGATGGCGGCGCAGCGGCAGGCACGGCGTGTCCTGATCTTTAATCAACAGACCAAGGATGCTGTCGCCCTTCTTCGACATCTCCGCCAGATCCTGGTATCAGCGGCATCCCAATTGCTCAACGACACAGAAGTGGTTTTCCACCAGGTCATTTTCTGCACAAACATCTTGTGGGAACGGCATGAAGCTCCAGATCTTGAAAGAGTCTCTATGACCTACTCGGGAGACTCGGTGGATGATCTGAGATTGCAGCATGAATTAGCGGCGTGTTGGACTACGATCAGTGGGGGAGAGTCCGAAGTGACCGTGGTGCGAACAGTAGAAGAGGCGATCCACCAAGCAGCTCATGGCCATGGTCATCCTTTTTGCAAGGATGAAGACCATATCAACGGGGTGGTACTGATCACTGGAAGTCTTCATCTGGTAGGGAGCGCTATGGAATTTCTAGATACGATTGTCTGA
- a CDS encoding Peptidase S24/S26A/S26B, with protein sequence MSTPGKTCCGNGNELPGDPRTMKSRVLESGAAMIQDFTPVKQICAHLNAFHIYANDPTRCVEADHYCTHLTEDIRQCLVYDSPKPNARLIGVEYMVSPRIFATLPTEERKLWHTHEFEVNSGMLVMPAPAGVPDAVWEAAETAEMHDVAPIYGKTYHFWQVDRGDPVPLGPPQLMGSFVSNESVKMAHPAGLDSLLEDRNKRYGVDHRQKAKKREGIKPVEKHPDADSWCEKSL encoded by the exons ATGTCAACCCCCGGAAAGACCTGTTGCGGCAATGGAAATGAACTCCCAGGTGATCCCCGGACAATGAAGAGTCGAGTCCTCGAGAGCGGAGCTGCCATGATCCAAGACTTCACGCCCGTAAAACAAATCTGCGCACATCTCAATGCATTCCACATCTACGCCAACGATCCAACCCGATGTGTCGAGGCCGATCACTATTGCACTCATTTAACAGAGG ATATCCGCCAGTGCCTAGTCTACGACTCGCCCAAGCCAAACGCCCGCCTCATCGGCGTGGAATACATGGTTTCGCCCCGGATTTTCGCGACTCTTCCTACCGAAGAGCGTAAGCTCTGGCACACACACGAGTTCGAGGTAAACAGCGGCATGCTGGTCATGCCAGCACCGGCTGGTGTGCCCGATGCTGTGTGGGAAGCTGCCGAAACGGCAGAGATGCACGATGTTGCGCCTATCTATGGCAAGACTTATCATTTTTGGCAGGTTGATCGTGGAGACCCTGTGCCTCTAGGTCCGCCGCAGCTGATGGGTAGCTTTGTATCAAATGAGAGCGTGAAGATGGCGCATCCTGCGGGGTTGGATTCTTTGCTGGAGGACCGGAACAAGAGGTATGGGGTGGATCATCGGCagaaggcgaagaagagGGAGGGCATCAAGCCGGTTGAGAAGCATCCCG ATGCTGATTCGTGGTGCGAAAAGTCACTTTGA
- a CDS encoding Peptidase S24/S26A/S26B, whose protein sequence is MEHLIRSLIQGTNLRTIGRLALNGTSTFCACALIWEHLITVQLSEGPSMYPTFDVRGDWLLISRVHRNGKGIKVGDVVRYGHPNFQGVHVAKRVVGMPGDFVCQDKPLSTGVGKEGNMIQIPEGHVFLAGDNLPWSRDSRNYGPVPMGLINGKIIARVWPLSKMEWVTNPLQPAQLDSQNVQNI, encoded by the exons ATGGAGCACTTAATTCGGTCTTTAATACAGGGTACCAATCTGCGCACCATTGGCCGGCTCGCGCTTAATGGCACCAGCACGTTCTGCGCCTGCGCGCTGATCTGGGAGCATCTGATAACCGTCCAGCTCAGCGAGGGCCCGTCGATGTACCCCACCTTCGACGTGCGAGGCGACTGGCTCCTGATATCGCGCGTCCACCGCAATGGAAAAGGAATCAAAGTCGGAGACGTCGTACGATATGGCCACCCGAACTTCCAAGGCGTGCATGTGGCCAAGCGGGTAGTTGGAATGCCTGGGGATTTTGTCTGTCAAGACAAGCCGCTTAGTACGGGTGTTGGCAAGGAGGGGAATATGATTCAG ATCCCCGAAGGTCACGTCTTTCTGGCCGGTGACAATCTTCCCTGGTCTAGGGATTCGAGGAACTACGGTCCAGTTCCCATGGGTCTCATCAATGGAAAGATCATTGCTAGGGTATGGCCTCTGTCGAAGATGGAGTGGGTGACCAATCCGTTGCAACCGGCGCAACTGGATTCCCAGAACGTTCAGAACATTTGA
- a CDS encoding Hydroxyacylglutathione hydrolase, with amino-acid sequence MAKVIFTAWKTKSQLLEVRNEFYPPSAYAGPDLRSHGCAVVEAWKLRGNVPHHVEATALLTDAILHDDAQRNSIFSIRATYSAAFCRFVTGLVDTKIHGVRRTMFQRATDLGLPASFVELRHEATHREPPSLVVLRKAAQRSLEWLWDNYWASVGDDSGAPALTHDDDASVRAALCDALQPLSGGSADPVPKKRKRDQAISVAVRLVSVCNVSGAGVRLLSSVLLERGFLVPNGRELGDSLNDTFKEWNPVLQRVAESQPAFLRHLTEDLVNDLAFKNTTGISTDVSSEALYLWIAHILTSTAWEFHRQSCPQSYVLRACDESPHHWTEMLGDQLRKHASKPKSVLGARPAAKNRVSKPKHVRNDSLYAPSQLSDKLLQHGWGFLEKWDSRPLGVVSSN; translated from the exons ATGGCAAAGGTCATTTTCACAGCTTGGAAAACCAAGTCTCAGTTGCTGGAAGTACGGAATGAGTTTTATCCTCCGTCTGCGTACGCTGGACCGGATTTGCGTTCCCATGGCTGTGCAGTG gtcgaaGCTTGGAAGCTACGCGGCAATGTACCGCACCATGTTGAAGCCACAGCGTTGTTGACAGATGCTATTCTGCACGATGATGCTCAGAGAAATTCCATCTTCTCAATCCGTGCTACATATTCCGCGGCTTTTTGTCG CTTTGTCACAGGTCTCGTGGACACCAAGATCCACGGCGTTCGCCGAACAATGTTCCAGCGCGCCACAGACCTAGGTCTCCCAGCCTCCTTCGTGGAACTCCGCCACGAAGCAACCCACCGCGAGCCGCCGTCGCTTGTCGTACTGCGCAAAGCTGCACAGCGCTCGCTCGAGTGGCTGTGGGACAATTACTGGGCCAGTGTTGGTGATGACTCCGGTGCGCCTGCACTAACCCATGACGACGATGCGTCTGTAAGGGCCGCCTTGTGCGACGCTCTACAGCCTCTTTCCGGTGGATCGGCGGATCCTGTACCCAAGAAGCGGAAGCGGGATCAGGCTATCTCGGTCGCTGTGCGGCTTGTCTCAGTTTGTAATGTTTCGGGGGCTGGGGTCAGGCTTTTGTCTTCTGTCTTGCTTGAGAGGGGATTCTTGGTGCCTAATGGGCGGGA ACTTGGGGATTCGCTGAATGATACATTCAAGGAATGGAACCCGGTTCTGCAAAGGGTTGCAGAGAGTCAACCTGCGTTTTTGAGGCATTTGACGGAAGATCTGGTGAATGATCTAGCCTTTAAGAACACAACCGGCATTTCGACAGATGTGTCTTCCGAGGCACTGTATTTGTGGATCGCGCATATTTTGACATCTACTGCCTGGGAGTTCCACAGACAATCATGCCCGCAAAGCTACGTTCTTCGAGCCTGCGATGAAAGTCCCCACCACTGGACAGAGATGTTGGGAGATCAATTAAGGAAGCACGCTAGCAAGCCCAAATCAGTTCTTGGCGCTCGTCCCGCTGCGAAGAATCGAGTCTCGAAACCTAAACACGTCAGGAATGACTCGCTATACGCTCCATCTCAGCTCTCAGATAAGCTGCTGCAGCATGGATGGGGATTCCTGGAGAAATGGGACAGTCGACCTTTGGGCGTGGTATCAAGTAATTAG